A genome region from Blautia coccoides includes the following:
- a CDS encoding GNAT family N-acetyltransferase, with amino-acid sequence MEQSREIQYTELRKTDACIYDEVEMKVPVKEIYEVEIKDLSGITFQKRDTVPYVKDFSGDANFKRWNQQFDLSNWHFFMAFDGEKPVGGAVLCSHSAELHMLEGREDLGVLWDIRVDSSYKRRGVGGKLFCMVKTKAIELGLNQLKIECQNNNVPAVDFYFRQGAHLGAINRYAYYGDEDAAEEVQLLLYLDLTR; translated from the coding sequence ATGGAACAAAGTCGAGAAATTCAATATACAGAATTAAGGAAAACAGATGCCTGCATTTATGATGAAGTTGAAATGAAGGTTCCTGTCAAGGAAATATATGAAGTGGAAATAAAAGATTTGAGCGGCATCACGTTTCAAAAAAGAGATACAGTGCCATATGTAAAAGATTTTTCCGGTGATGCCAATTTTAAAAGGTGGAATCAGCAGTTTGATCTGTCAAATTGGCATTTTTTCATGGCCTTTGATGGGGAGAAGCCAGTGGGAGGGGCAGTGTTGTGCAGCCATTCTGCGGAGCTTCATATGTTGGAGGGCCGGGAAGATCTGGGGGTTCTGTGGGATATCCGTGTGGATTCTTCCTATAAAAGACGCGGTGTGGGCGGAAAACTGTTTTGTATGGTAAAAACAAAAGCCATAGAACTGGGACTTAACCAGCTCAAAATTGAATGTCAGAATAACAATGTTCCGGCAGTGGATTTTTATTTCCGACAGGGTGCTCATTTAGGCGCTATCAACCGGTATGCCTATTATGGGGACGAAGATGCGGCAGAGGAGGTTCAGCTTTTATTATATTTGGATTTGACAAGATAA